One part of the Eucalyptus grandis isolate ANBG69807.140 chromosome 10, ASM1654582v1, whole genome shotgun sequence genome encodes these proteins:
- the LOC104422507 gene encoding glycine-rich RNA-binding protein 2, mitochondrial isoform X1 — MMQGLGARIARRSHASPLAGGIFSRGSCTKLFVGGLSYDTNEPVLKDAFCQFGDIIEVKVICDHVSGKSKGYGFVQFESEAAASTALNEMDVIGRKGHSCTLCTEEKWRTVMIFVLT; from the exons ATGATGCAGGGTCTGGGTGCCCGCATCGCTCGTCGCTCACACGCCTCTCCGCTCGCTGGAGGGATATTCTCTCGCGGTTCTTGCACCAAATTGTTCGTCGGAG GACTTTCTTATGATACTAATGAACCTGTTCTGAAGGATGCTTTTTGCCAATTTGGTGATATAATTGAAG TTAAGGTGATATGTGATCACGTGAGTGGAAAATCCAAAGGATATGGGTTTGTACAGTTCGAATCTGAAGCTGCGGCCAGCACAGCTCTGAATGAAATGGACG TCATTGGACGGAAGGGACATTCGTGTACACTATGCACAGAAGAGAAATGGCGGACTGTGATGATCTTTGTATTGACATAG
- the LOC104422507 gene encoding glycine-rich RNA-binding protein 2, mitochondrial isoform X2: MMQGLGARIARRSHASPLAGGIFSRGSCTKLFVGGLSYDTNEPVLKDAFCQFGDIIEVKVICDHVSGKSKGYGFVQFESEAAASTALNEMDGKSLDGRDIRVHYAQKRNGGL, from the exons ATGATGCAGGGTCTGGGTGCCCGCATCGCTCGTCGCTCACACGCCTCTCCGCTCGCTGGAGGGATATTCTCTCGCGGTTCTTGCACCAAATTGTTCGTCGGAG GACTTTCTTATGATACTAATGAACCTGTTCTGAAGGATGCTTTTTGCCAATTTGGTGATATAATTGAAG TTAAGGTGATATGTGATCACGTGAGTGGAAAATCCAAAGGATATGGGTTTGTACAGTTCGAATCTGAAGCTGCGGCCAGCACAGCTCTGAATGAAATGGACGGTAAG TCATTGGACGGAAGGGACATTCGTGTACACTATGCACAGAAGAGAAATGGCGGACTGTGA
- the LOC104422508 gene encoding organelle RRM domain-containing protein 6, chloroplastic — MAKRLCSELFVSRLSFYTTEEGLRRLFSPFGSIKEVRLVKDPSTQRPKGFGFVAYESEVEADRALKALNGRIVDGRLIFVEFAQTRGPKKAADSREDASDNIG; from the exons ATGGCAAAGCGACTCTGCTCCGAGCTATTCGTCAGCA gATTGTCATTCTACACCACGGAGGAAGGACTGAGAAGACTGTTTTCACCATTCGGTTCAATTAAGGAAG TCAGGTTGGTTAAAGACCCAAGTACTCAAAGGCCCAAAGGTTTTGGCTTTGTTGCTTACGAGTCGGAGGTCGAAGCGGATAGAGCATTGAAGGCCTTGAACGGAAGG ATTGTTGATGGAAGGCTGATCTTTGTGGAATTTGCACAAACTAGAGGGCCTAAAAAGGCTGCTGATTCTCGAGAAGATGCATCAGATAATATCGGTTGA
- the LOC104430361 gene encoding histone H2B — MAPKAEKKPAEKKPAEEKKSAVAEKAPAEKKPKAGKKLPKEGGAAGGADKKKKRVKKSVETYKIYIFKVLKQVHPDIGISSKAMGIMNSFINDIFEKLAQEASRLARYNKKPTITSREIQTAVRLVLPGELAKHAVSEGTKAVTKFTSS; from the coding sequence ATGGCCCCGAAGGCGGAGAAGAAGCCCGCGGAGAAGAAGCCGGCGGAGGAGAAGAAGTCGGCGGTGGCGGAGAAGGCGCCCGCCGAGAAGAAGCCCAAGGCCGGCAAGAAGCTCCCCAAGGAGGGCGGCGCCGCCGGCGGGGcggacaagaagaagaagcgggtGAAGAAGAGCGTGGAGACGTACAAGATCTACATCTTCAAGGTGCTGAAGCAGGTGCACCCTGACATCGGGATCTCCAGCAAGGCCATGGGCATCATGAACTCCTTCATCAACGACATCTTCGAGAAACTCGCCCAGGAGGCCTCGAGGCTAGCCAGGTACAACAAGAAGCCCACCATCACCTCCCGGGAGATCCAGACCGCGGTCAGGCTCGTGCTCCCCGGGGAGCTCGCCAAGCACGCCGTCTCAGAAGGGACCAAGGCGGTGACCAAGTTCACGAGCTCGTGA
- the LOC104430362 gene encoding probable histone H2B.1 → MAPKAEKKPAEKKPAAEKAPAAAEKAPAEKKPKAGKKLPKEGGSDRKKRTKKSVETYKIYIFKVLKQVHPDIGISSKAMGIMNSFINDIFEKLAQESSRLARYNKKPTITSREIQTAVRLVLPGELAKHAVSEGTKAVTKFTSS, encoded by the coding sequence ATGGCACCGAAGGCGGAGAAGAAGCCCGCGGAGAAGAAGCCGGCGGCGGAGAAggcaccggcggcggcggagaagGCCCCCGCCGAGAAGAAGCCCAAGGCCGGGAAGAAGCTCCCTAAGGAGGGCGGGTCGGACAGGAAGAAGAGGACCAAGAAGAGCGTGGAGACCTACAAGATCTACATCTTCAAGGTGCTGAAGCAGGTGCACCCGGACATCGGGATCTCCAGCAAGGCCATGGGCATCATGAATTCCTTCATCAACGACATCTTCGAGAAGCTCGCCCAGGAGTCCTCCCGCCTCGCCCGCTACAACAAGAAGCCCACCATCACCTCCCGGGAGATCCAGACCGCCGTCCGGCTCGTCCTccccggcgagctcgccaagcACGCCGTGTCCGAGGGGACCAAGGCTGTGACCAAGTTTACGAGCTCTTGA